The genome window CGGTATTAGATACTTTCAAAGAATTTCCATTAATGAAAATAGTCACAGGTATTGTCGTAACgagtttatttttttctcgatcgaataataatcaatgtctgtttgtaaaattatctttaaaaagcgaaaatcatattttatcaGCATATTTAATCAAGTTGGTACCATCCTATAAATCTTCGATCAAATTCGATGTTTcgattagaataaaattatatcaattgagacatattcaatatttttttatttgtcatCGATTGTTTTCTGTTAACTACgtataataagataaaaaagctaaataatgaaaaaatatttccaatatagTACCGATGAAGAACGATATGGTAGATTTagatgaatttgaaaaaataattgtgaaagagaaacgtaatggtaattttttaacaaatgagcataaaatattttgggCTATGTTTTACACGATTCCCACTTTTCATAATCCGGCTGGATCAACTTTACCACCTGGTAAGTTACAATTGATACGTCTTATTaaaatctattaaaaattccagACGTGGTTTTAAtcctccttttttttaatagaaaattgtaaGCGTCTTGTTGAAATAGCACGAAACAATTCTATATTAATAGCTTGTGACgatgtatataatttactgTATTATGGAGACGGTTTACCGCCACATCGATTATTTTGCTATGATAAACAAACGGATCCTGAGTATAAAGGTGGCAATATTATATCAAATGGAtcgttttcaaaaattttttctCCCGCACTTCGCTTTGGATGGATTGAATGTAGTCCACGAATCGCTAAAATCATTTCGTAAATATGacacttattttttattctaccTTTTTCATTTCATCAAGTATTAAACACAAcaagtattaattataaaatttaaacacaAAGAATTTCTAAAGATTTTTTAGCATGTACTGCTGTTTTAAATCTTACATGTAAATCCATATTCTATCTAGAGGAATTTTGTGCAATGGTGGCGCAGTTAATCATTACGTTTCCGGTATTGTTACAAGTTTATTACAGCTAAATCTTCAAGATAATCATCTCGATAAATTAACTCAAATATACAAGGTATATTTTCTAAACTAAActgaaatatctaaaattattgttttctttaCAACACTGAAATATCCATTCTTCcacaattacatttattaagatataaatttatataaataattacgaaaggtatatttaaaaatgaacgtaaGACATACAGCTAAAAAGTAACTAAGTATATTTTACACAGGATCGGCTATCAATATTATGTAATGTATTGGACTATTATTTACCAAGATGCTGTTCATATAAAAGACCAGAAGGTGGTTGCTTTGTATGGATTCATCTTCCTTTaggtaatatattttcatctaaaattttctattatgattattattattatcatgaagaaaatttctaatatatgaaaatataatttatttgtagaaATAAATGCCACTGATTTTATTCAATGGTGTCagaaaaaatacaaagtaTCCGCCATACCAGGGATACTATTCTCATATTCAGGGAAATCTCATAATTATCTTCGACTTAGCATAAGTTTTCATAGAAAAGAAGTTTTAGAAACTGCTACAAAAGCACTTTGCGAAGCTCTTCTAAACTatgttagaaaaaatattggcTATAAATGAACTATACTATATAAATGGATTATAGTATGGTAATTTTCCAAGCGCAGTTATGTTAATGGTTAatcaatattacaaaaaatatattgtctTGCATGTAGTAAAAAAAccgaattataaaatagaacaaaataaatGACAATAGTGTTTATTACACTATGAgccttatttattatatatacatgtatatatgcaCATGTTTACAATCAtgcatttgaaatttttacgattcACCTAAAAGTTCTTTCTGTTTTGCTTTCAACAATCCTTCTGCTTTATCTACATATTGTTTTTGTATAGCACTTACATAACTTTCAGCTTTAAATGTTAAATCTTTTGGTaaaccttctttttttttcaagtcTCTAATATGTTCGTTTCTTATAtcactaataatatttttgcatttaatAAAGTATTGTTTTGCTGTTTTTGCCAAATTTTCCCTATGTTCTTTTGTGactctataaaatttaataacaacaTTAATACCAGACAACAACAACACGAATTATGCATTTAATATTAACGAAACTTACTTaggtaatggaatataaattGTTGTACCATCTTGTTGTGGATTTAAATTCATATTCGATTTTGATAAAACTTCTAAAATATTTGGGATTATTTGTGGAAATACAGATGCATCGAGCAATACCATATTAGGTTTTCGACTAATGTCTACAAGCTCTTCAAGATTATGTTCTTCATCTTCGAATGTTATAGTCAACTCTTCAACAGCGCCTACTCTTGTACGTACAGCTAAATTTTTTACCATTTcatctttgtatttttcaattgCTCCATCAAATTGTGACATCATACGTTCTACCTTTACAATGTCAGATATTTCATTAAGATTAACATGTACCACTGATTTTTTATTGCTAGGTCGATCTTTActttttaacaatatattgCCAGTAAAaaacttatttatattatacaatttggGTGAAAAATCATACAAATTAGTATGTGTATTTGTTGATCTAAATGACATTAAAACATTTCTGGAACTTTCCAAGTAATGTAAACATCTAGCATGTTTTGatacaattttcaattctaTAATGCAAGTTCTCAAAAAGCTCAAATTCATTATTGCTTCAATACTTAATTAATGTTATGCTTTTATGCACTCTTCTCtgcttatatacatataacgacaatttacattaattactAACAAGACAACAAAATTTCACTGTTATTAAATACTAATACGAGTTAGTAAGGTTAGAAACCAGTACACTGCACCATACACATAATAGGCAACTTTCTATAAAATTGTGATactttaaattcaaatattaaggACTATACATATTTGAAATGCGTCAACAATATTCCAGTGtatgttatatgtattatattatattagtatatttatatatattagtatattttataaagagtacaaatttttatgtagcgtatgttattttattttagcaaATGTTCATAATATTGATATGCAGCAATAATACGATGAATATacgtgtaatataataaaataagacgtgaatttacatttaatttttatagaatttggatattattcgtttatattctttcattaaaataagccttaattaatttgaaaacacTCTCTTAGAATGTACGTATACTTGTGTTGGCAATAAACTATTCCTCCTAATATAACTAATccttgaaataatattatcagaTGTTGGCAAATATTAACTTCATGtactttttcatatatattgatgtgaattgaaataaattttattttgtgctacataatgatcaatttttatgtatattttaatttacttccATTTGCTTATTTCTAATGTCTGTGTTTATTCCTAAACCGTCCTTTCTAGTACATTCGTTATTTGTAAGTTTTCTTCTGTACCTTATATGATGTGGTATTattagttataaaataaattttattttcaactaCTCAATTGTGAACAAATCATGAAGATAAAAGCTGTACTTTCCCGGTCTATTAGATTTCCACATGAACCTGTTTTTCGCGAGTGTTCATCTATGATTGTGTAATCGGGACTTCCTATACTTTGACTAGTACGTActcaagaataataataataattgttaaagAAAATAGGAAGGATTGGAGTTTGTTTCGCGTTTAAAAGTTTGAGTGTCAATATAAAGTGATTAATAGAATTTGTACAACACATAGAATTATTAATGTAATCCATTTATCGTTAAACGGTAATTGTTCTTGATTAAATAtgttgtattataaatttgaatatatttttatcgaagaatgcTTCACCCT of Bombus fervidus isolate BK054 chromosome 1, iyBomFerv1, whole genome shotgun sequence contains these proteins:
- the LOC139990968 gene encoding uncharacterized protein; its protein translation is METISDPYRRHLFDNDSIFNVYNEESINLSSGAPGPDLLQNCVEIMKKTTDHRLEEEKKGGKYYLFQYGITAGLWECREELTKFLSKRYSDPVKRENLILTCGASHGLLLLLNTILSPNGIIFVEEVTYMTVLDTFKEFPLMKIVTDEFEKIIVKEKRNGNFLTNEHKIFWAMFYTIPTFHNPAGSTLPPENCKRLVEIARNNSILIACDDVYNLLYYGDGLPPHRLFCYDKQTDPEYKGGNIISNGSFSKIFSPALRFGWIECSPRIAKIISGILCNGGAVNHYVSGIVTSLLQLNLQDNHLDKLTQIYKDRLSILCNVLDYYLPRCCSYKRPEGGCFVWIHLPLEINATDFIQWCQKKYKVSAIPGILFSYSGKSHNYLRLSISFHRKEVLETATKALCEALLNYVRKNIGYK
- the Mrrf1 gene encoding mitochondrial ribosome recycling factor 1; translated protein: MNLSFLRTCIIELKIVSKHARCLHYLESSRNVLMSFRSTNTHTNLYDFSPKLYNINKFFTGNILLKSKDRPSNKKSVVHVNLNEISDIVKVERMMSQFDGAIEKYKDEMVKNLAVRTRVGAVEELTITFEDEEHNLEELVDISRKPNMVLLDASVFPQIIPNILEVLSKSNMNLNPQQDGTTIYIPLPKVTKEHRENLAKTAKQYFIKCKNIISDIRNEHIRDLKKKEGLPKDLTFKAESYVSAIQKQYVDKAEGLLKAKQKELLGES